The DNA segment GTGAAAAGCACCGCCAACCACAGAGGGAGATCGGCGactatgtaatttttttcttcttttctctctcgTACGGCAGTATGACCTAATTTCACAAGATAAATATTCTATAGATAGTCTAATTAAAATGTCTAATATAACTCTCAGAAGATAAATATTTgagatctatatatataaagaaatgttcgcctctctcccgtgaagccacgtcatcaattcgtgcgttctggaagtgacacgtgtcccattttatatttagagccaaaataaatgaatgtagttaagggtaattgaacccaACACCTCTAacactggtaatttctcttggaaccactaggctaaaatcactttttataaatatgtggccgcgaaaatacttattatcgtgtcagctAGAAGCCcgtgcttcttctgcttgtggccaggaccgatactgaactgacgtcaagatgaagatcgtgaagttaaaaactctgctccaaacagttttgcaatgtttccaacctttataacttgatgcatataatatatatcaaaatacatttgttgtacacgcttttattagttttgcttttaaaagaaggtatttacagttataaatgttttgtgccagtgaagtaatggttgaaaaatctctatacatatgtcattttaaaataacacccaacttcaatatatagtcaatacatatgtccatgttatattctagactaaatattttctcttttaaaaatatagaaaacaatttttttagtataCAAGCAAATattgtagagcaagtatgcattatacaaaataatatatatttaaaatccatacacaaaaacataaaagttgttatagcctctttctgacacatgcacactccactatgaataagaataaaaaaaaacagtattgtcatcaaactttaacacaaatccacatttgtacatctataattatgagttggacaattagttaatttgatacaataccaaagcaagaataatcgaaaaacaaatatatcactgcatactaataagtaagacataacagataaccaaattcttgaatcttaaaacaaatttcaactcgagcatttagtgaatattaaattaactaatatcccgcccaTAGGGCGGGCTGACCCTAGTTTAttatatagaagaagaattaaattcctcatacattaTTTGATAAGTGATTTGTCACATATTCTATCTACAGTCActctcacaaaaaaaaaatgatatagcTACTAAAATTGATGACATAACATAGATAAATATGACATAGATAATTAcgtttaatgttgatttatatttttgataacttttttagaatatgataataatacatgtattacatttaatgttcatttatatttttgttaaactttaaaataaggtAATAATTCAtacatcatcattaaaataaacatactcaaatttatgtttatttaaataaaatataaattaaaatattagtaaaaataagatattcttaaatattaataaatttttatttttaaatataatctaAATCTAAAAGTTTTAGTACTGCACATGGTGCAAGGTGCAGGAGAAAACATGACAAggagaaaatttatttaaactgtTGGTACCTAATAAAtgacgaaaagaaaaaaaaattttaaagtttggTCTACCATTGGGCCTTTTCTTACGACTTGGGCTTCATTCTGTGCAACAGAGAGGCCCGATTAAAAGATTAGTAAAACAAGATCTTTTTCATCTGTCTTGTCCAACAATCAAAGTTCACATCTCAAGAAGACTCACGCCATCGCCTTTTGGTCGAGCGAGCAAGAATCAAAGAAGAGGCGATCAGAGATCGAAAGCAATCCCTTCCTCTCAGGTTAAATTATTTACTCTTTTCTGCTTTCGTTTCCTTCTGGGTTTCGGAATCTGTCCTTTGCTGCTGTATTTGCTATGGAACACTAAGCTAGATGAGATCCTGGGTGTGACTGTGTAGTCGCTTAGCTTCTTCGATCTTTCATCGATCTGAAAGTAGAAAGCTTTAATCTTTAATCTATTAAACAAAAGCATAAAAGACAAAAccttttgttcttttttcttgttttgttttaggTTTGTTAGAAGATGTCTCGAAGATATGATAGCCGCACCACAATCTTCTCCCCAGAAGGCCGTCTCTACCAAGTCGAGTACGCCATGGAGGCCATTGGCAACGCCGGCTCCGCCATCGGTATCTTATCCAAAGACGGCGTCGTTTTAATCGGCGAGAAGAAAGTCACCTCCAAGCTTCTCCAAACCTCCACCTCCTCTGAGAAAATGTACAAGATCGACGACCACGTCGCCTGTGCTGTCGCTGGTATCATGTCTGACGCCAACATCCTCATCAACACTGCTAGAGTCCAAGCGCAACGCTACACCTTCATGTACCAGGAGCCCATGCCTGTTGAGCAGCTTGTTCAGTCTCTCTGTGATACAAAGCAAGGGTACACTCAGTTCGGTGGTCTTCGTCCCTTTGGAGTTTCGTTTCTTTTTGCAGGGTGGGACAAGAACCATGGGTTTCAGCTGTATATGAGTGACCCCAGTGGGAACTACGGTGGTTGGAAAGCTGCGGCTGTGGGAGCTAACAACCAGGCGGCTCAGTCTATTCTGAAACAAGATTACAAGGATGATGCAACTAGAGAAGAGGCGGTGGAGCTTGCTCTGAAGGTCTTGAGCAAGACCATGGACAGCACTAGCTTGACGTCGGAGAAGCTTGAGCTTGCTGAGGTGTTTCTGACTCCGTCAGGGAGTGTTAAGTACCATGTTCACTCTCCTGACTCGCTCACCAAGCTGTTGGTGAAGCATGGTGTGACTCAACCCGCTGCTGAATCATCCTAAACTATTGTCAGAGTCTTGATCTCTGCCTGGTGCTGTGTCCCCTTTATCTATCTCGTTAGTTCTCTGTTTCACAGCTTTCATTTTTAGTTTGATGTTTATTAGACTATGACGATGAAACTGAAATTTCACAATGTTATGAGAATTTTATTTGAGTATTTGAGTTGAAGTCTATATCAGTAATGTACAAATATCACTGTAGGCCTCAGGTTTTCAGCAACACTGATCAAGAACAGAGCTTAGGAAGCGACCTGTTGCTTCCTCTGCTTGAGCTGCTTGTGTTCTTCATCTGGTGTTTTAATCGCttaaaattttttgtcactAGAAATGTGTGTTCTTGAGTCAGCTGAACGCTTCTCGTAGCTTAAAGTTCTTATCACGTTGAGTTTTTCACCATTGGTTGGTTAATCCAGCGTGAGCCTGAACGAGCCAAAGAAAATGATCATAAAACTTATTTctacatttttgtatttttgagATGATTCTTGAAATTTACCTCAAGATACATATCGATAGATATCTTCATGAGTCTCTCTTGCTGAATCTGGAATGAGAGTGAGGAGAGATAGAACCTTTGAAGGTTTCAAGAAAGGATCAGGTGCTACTTCAGCTATGTACTGATCAACTAAGCTTGCCACCTTCTTCCGTTGTCATCCTCTCTTTGCCTCGCTGAGGAAAGCTTTTCCGAATCTATGAACAAAATTCACGTGGTACAAGTGACTAGACTTCAATGGAGACGGAACAAGAAGATTGTCAAGTGTTGCTTGATCCAGTTGCTGACCAATCATAAGCTCCAGCTTTGTTCATAAGACTTTTTTTTATGTTCAATGCAAGAGCAAGCCTCAAAACACCGAAGAGGCTCTTGTGACGAACACAGCTTCGATCTAACACGTAAAGAGTATGGATGATGGTTTCAAGAATCTCTCTTTTCTCATTACAAGACTCCGAACAGAGCTTGACCTTCTGGTAATAGAATAAGAACCTGCTTATGGTAAGATTATCGAATTTTCGCGCTATCATCAGCTTCAAGAACATTGCAACCAAACTAGGACATAAAACAAGAACCTCACTGAACCACCATGGTATCCGTGAAGACCCATTCTTGAAACTCTCTGTGATTTTACTGTCACAAGAAAACCGAAGCAAGCTGCTATCTGGTGAAGGTGAACAAGCAGAAGCAGCACTAGAGGGACTCAGTTCAAGTTTCTCCACAAGCGCATCCATTAGTTGGCGGCTAAAGAATCAGTTTCAGAGGATATTTCAAGTTGCTGACACTGTTTTAGACCAAGAAAAACCTTTGGCTAAGCCCAATACCTAATCTCTTTCATACACTTCTCACTCTGTTTCAAGACACTAGTGACTTCCATAAACTTAGCAGTATAATGGATCAAGACTATATTCGAAGGTACCACAGTGAACTGACAGTTGCTGTAGCAAATCTTGATACAAGCTCAAAACATTCAACTCCACGAGGGAAATCATTGAAGATGACCTTCATATTACCATCTGAAGAACAAGTAGATTTCCCAAGAAACTTCTTTAATGTTCCAGAATACTTGCATATGATTTTCTGAAAGCAAAACACAggaaaaaactaataataaccAAACTCAGAAGTCATATAATTAGAGcatctctaaaataaaatttagagcttcaaatataaagttttttttgtttcctaaGAGTATTTCTAGAGTTTGCAAAATTTTGAGTCTgattggtaatggctgtagctttaaatattttgttgtagaaaaaaatcggtagactttttgctgtggatttaaattttattgctgtagaattttatgGAAAGCATTaaaaattgctttggatatttggccctgcagagcacttgtacagctgtagtttccaaaaacaaaacttcaaattgaactttaaaattatttgtaatttacactataatatttatatttgtcataattaatataaatcaataAGAGAAATACCCTAAAATAGCAACAAAAAAGGTTTGGTCACAAAAAACcacaagaaagaaaatgactaaaatgtttcattaaagaggtaaatatacatttatacccttaggattaactaattcatccaaaccttagggttaaGGAGTGGGAATTTGGAAttgaagtttaaaattttataaaataaaatataaatattaaaaatttgaaaataaaaattttaaaaatagtttcaaaaatatttttgaattacaaaaagaaaataccaATCTGCTCAAATCTCTGACGAGACAACAGATTCTCTAGGTCACTGCGAATTCTCCAGGTTCACGTAACGTGCTCTACACGCGAGGTGTTTGTGTCTTCTCGTACGAAGCTTCTTTCTGTCAAGATGATGGCTGAATCCACCAGAAACctctaaaacaaaaacaaaacatcttATGATATTTAGTTCttgctctgtttttttgtttccgCTAATCGATCATAGAAGAAAGAAAGCTACATAGCGTTTTAATGGCTGGTGAAAGTTTAATCTAGTGatagtattttcattttcagGTTTCAGTCATCTTTTACAAATGTCTACGAACTATATATGAACTTGAATATGGTTTATCAATGATTATTGCGCTGTTCCACAGTAAGTCCAACACCAAACGAAAACGATTCCATCAATAATCTCAAAAACATTCGACGACAAGCAAACCAAcaataataacataaaaaaaatgttcaaacgGATTTTTAGAAACAAACCGAAATGGAATCACATAGTTCCCCTCAAATCATTTTCTGGATAGCATGGTGTAGATGACAGAAGATATGAGTTCATACTTCTTTCTGCAAATCTCCAGCTCCTTGAGAAACAGAGCCTTGACTTCATCGGATGATGGTTCGGGGTTGTTGAGGAGATCAATAGGAACCGCCATCGTCTTATAAATTTGAAGGTCGAGATACAGTTTCTAGAGAGAGTATTGGTGAGTAACGAAGAGTCAAATGTGAAGGAAGTGAAGTGAGTATATGAAGGAAGGGagattaaattgttttttttttttaatttgtccAGCTGTTGTGGATTCAACCGGTTCTGATTCTGaaccaaaataattaaaaaatcaataaccaaactaaaccgaaaCCTGAACCAAGCTCGACAAAAGACTTCATTTTTATGCCTTTTTGTCATCTTATggcttttcttttgtttgaaaataaaaccaaaGCTAAATAATTAAGATAAAAACTAGAATTAAATGATAACGAGAGCTAAATGGTTTGTTGTAGATCTTCATGAAGAGTTCTTGGTGATAATTACATCTCCACTTTCAAAGAGCCAAGTAAGCCTTCTCAAGTTCAGCTAAAGAAACAAAATCATGCCAACCCAAGCCTATGAATAAGGCTGACTAGATGCGGTTGATAAGATTTACGTGCGGAGGCATCAACTTCACAAGGAAACGTATGTGCTAAATCACTAATTATTTAACTATTCTTAAATTCATTTGGGGAATTAAAATTCTTTGATGCTGAAGAGGTTTTCACTGAAAACTTTTCAGTTATGATTCTCGACTTACTATATATGTAATTGATTGTATAACTCGTTTAAGTCTTAAACTAATGTGCTAGTAAGTTACTGTTCTTGTAGTTAACCGTTGTTACAAGAAGACGGAAGCATCAGGGTTGGGAGCAATTTGTGTCTATAGCGCTGAACATCGGGAGGCTTACTTGAACAAAGCTGGATCTTTGAAACTGGAGGTCGAATTTGAGGTTGTTTCTACCACCAAATACACTCCCTCTGTCCCTC comes from the Brassica rapa cultivar Chiifu-401-42 chromosome A01, CAAS_Brap_v3.01, whole genome shotgun sequence genome and includes:
- the LOC103834874 gene encoding proteasome subunit alpha type-4-A — its product is MSRRYDSRTTIFSPEGRLYQVEYAMEAIGNAGSAIGILSKDGVVLIGEKKVTSKLLQTSTSSEKMYKIDDHVACAVAGIMSDANILINTARVQAQRYTFMYQEPMPVEQLVQSLCDTKQGYTQFGGLRPFGVSFLFAGWDKNHGFQLYMSDPSGNYGGWKAAAVGANNQAAQSILKQDYKDDATREEAVELALKVLSKTMDSTSLTSEKLELAEVFLTPSGSVKYHVHSPDSLTKLLVKHGVTQPAAESS
- the LOC103836398 gene encoding LOW QUALITY PROTEIN: BTB/POZ domain-containing protein At3g22104 (The sequence of the model RefSeq protein was modified relative to this genomic sequence to represent the inferred CDS: inserted 4 bases in 3 codons; deleted 1 base in 1 codon; substituted 2 bases at 2 genomic stop codons): MESFSFGVGLTKIICKYSGTLKKFLGKSTCSSDGNMKVIFNDFPRGVECFELVSRXCYSNCQFTVVPSNIVLIHYTAKFMEVTSVLKQSEKCMKEIRYWAXPKVFLGLKQCQQLEISSETDSLAAXLMDALVEKLELSPSSAASACSPSPDSSLLRFSCDSKITESFKNGSSRIPWWFSEVLVLCPSLVAMFLKLMIARKFDNLTISRFLFYYQKVKLCSESCNEKREILETIIHTLYVLDRSCVRHKSLFGVLRLALALNIKKSLMNKLELMIGQQLDQATLDNLLVPSPLKSSHLYHVNFVHRFGKAFLSEAKRGXQRKKVASLVDQYIAEVAPDPFLKPSKVLSLLTLIPDSARETHEDIYXDMYLEVNFKNHLKNTKM